Proteins encoded in a region of the Bicyclus anynana chromosome 9, ilBicAnyn1.1, whole genome shotgun sequence genome:
- the LOC112044330 gene encoding uncharacterized protein LOC112044330, with the protein MHMSLLSVVLLIMISKVYSNKINFDMQDPNHFGRYNLNFTRFELCSGLKSKNLTKIDIALIPDKNTSYGHYNFTFLGPTLLEEVKIVVYSMKNGKINSVLWTYKLKDPCKHYALAAGINAYLKASRNCVVSKGTYVWDKRVEELYEPFFGTSFFYGEYLLKAQVLSKKGNVLCMYVGLWFTKKSGSKT; encoded by the exons ATGCACATGTCTTTACTGAGTGTGGTTTTACTAATAATGATTTCCAAAGTTTAcagtaacaaaataaactttgaTATGCAGGACCCAAATCACTTT GGGAGATATAATTTAAACTTCACAAGATTTGAGTTGTGCAGTGGACTCAAGTCCAAAAATTTGACCAAAATCGATATAGCACTAATTCCTGATAAGAATACATCTTATGGTCATTACAATTTTACATTTCTTGGACCAACCCTTTTGGAAGAG GTGAAAATCGTGGTGTATTCAatgaaaaatggaaaaataaatagCGTTCTTTGGACATATAAGTTAAAGGATCCATGCAAACATTATGCTTTGGCCGCAGGAATAAATGCTTATCTGAAAGCATCAAGAAACTGTGTTGTAAGCAAG GGAACATATGTTTGGGATAAGAGAGTCGAAGAACTTTACGAACCATTTTTCGGGACCTCGTTCTTTTATGGTGAATACCTTTTGAAAGCACAAGTACTTTCAAAAAAAGGGAACGTCTTGTGTATGTATGTGGGTCTGTGGTTCACCAAGAAGTCAGGATCAAAAACTTGA
- the LOC112045151 gene encoding uncharacterized protein LOC112045151, protein MKKKNRSEVSLQSEKSSSKYKQETEIPLPALDILIVKIMNLRIADEESKSYEIVVTFFDQILLSSVIKSTYDRSVKDEYKKPIATGYLNYDPSDYEKMCLFADYPLTIKIRPLRTEENTAIIISSPNSSAPSSKSSQVTKLERVGPPKPDPGTYCCNIDILPIFIESNKMTFKKRLEPMFKPSVLLAKSWDNLPLLTITLKSIRNPENVQHQKMFKNVNNMKMTIVGCYNMILPFDDEFNYTAASQLPLPNESNAEVFTFNNGHRMPRGFNSLSFYPHWANLVLAQELFTSGDEKFEHSLSEFQNEENIDVTYYLNEMPNDFTTIWSSFHRVLLLKDTEELLAERIRAYKWPIEVHSWGESKSFSFMGFMNLFPLLYPGEKAIRLFVPLQWINAQDMMNNCGCRVLLTLNEKVPSIVSAAAKFSKGTTDSAHASTITEAVYGARPTGSDDNCSFVIVEVSLSRPFKMASIPPHISEAEMNEMLLSMEAIPTKRECTGRGQLDRDWQTTVRVAANSLRRLPYYGLTDLCTINRQLSESRGRVELVTSFWLDAVIYVNNNFVVSDFLQRNDTFEEMLLIAHACLVRLSNETLQAATDNRQELNPTLRAARHARLLQDLPHAVDLYLQLVAAMPREANSWRELGKCLKDVDDDWANVCIDKAVMLNTRHPLSLLSKGCAVFDVDPDAAEPFFTALLALYPFYTCLWVAASAYYIHRELFHMAHEIIEQVNKTEADGLQQELPNLRVWERELGDWWEQTPLAPDSSRYYDAADLLLRLRAVSLAEICIAQGFLETGESAAYYHMVALSCRIRRNLDDALCHLKQGIEKYGEFSYLKSLEGECLHSRKEMTAAMASFQKVRFCSSPYITLLSLPRRDHVRAQSILADLTRRQPSAYAWIAFADNWIMQSAMGEGGDADATLEQKTAAANATTCVLNALRCDRRAGKAWSLLASLLKPSARRTFCKEMAVLCGENKLSEKRSKTKLSMEAQQSLCFKIGTALRECRCQMCEHLQF, encoded by the exons atgAAGAAAAAG aATCGTTCTGAGGTATCTCTGCAGTCAGAAAAATCGAGTTCTAAATACAAACAAGAGACCGAAATACCACTGCCTGCGTTAGACATTCTCATCgtcaaaataatgaatttaagaATAGCCGACGAAGAATCCAAATCTTACGAGATTGTGGTAACGTTTTTCGATCAAATCCTCCTGTCGAGTGTTATAAAATCGACGTATGATAGAAGTGTAAAGGATGAATACAAAAAACCAATAGCAACTGGATACCTGAATTATGATCCGTCAGACTATGAAAAAATGTGTCTGTTCGCAGATTATCCTCTAACTA tAAAAATTCGTCCTCTGAGAACTGAAGAGAACACCGCAATAATAATTAGCTCACCCAATTcgtcagcgccatctagtaagtCAAGCCAAGTTACTAAACTGGAACGTGTCGGGCCACCTAAACCGGACCCCGGTACCTATTGTTGTAACATCGATATTTTGCCAATTTTTATCG aaTCAAACAAAATGACGTTTAAAAAACGTCTCGAACCAATGTTCAAGCCGTCCGTCTTATTGGCTAAAAGCTGGGACAACCTGCCTTTGCTTACGATAACGTTAAAGTCAATAAGGAATCCAGAAAATGTCCAACACCAAAAAATGTTCAAGAATGTAAACAATATGAAAATGACTATCGTTGGATGTTACAATATGATTTTACCGTTTGATGATGAATTCAATTATACTGCAGCTTCTCAATTACCACTACCAAATGAATCG aatGCTGAAGTTTTTACTTTCAACAACGGCCATAGAATGCCCAGAGGATTTAACAGTTTGTCTTTTTACCCGCATTGGGCAAACTTGGTACTTGCACAGGAGTTGTTCACAAGTGGGGACGAAAAGTTCGAACATAGTTTAAGCGAATTTCAGAACGAAGAAAACATAGATGTGACTTATTACTTAAATGAAATGCCAAACGAtt TTACAACAATATGGTCTTCATTTCATCGCGTTCTTTTGCTGAAAGACACAGAAGAATTGTTAGCAGAACGTATACGCGCCTACAAATGGCCGATAGAAGTACACAGTTGGGgtgaaagtaaaagttttagctTTATGGGCTTCATGAACCTTTTCCCTCTACTTTACCCTGGAG AAAAAGCAATTCGTTTGTTTGTACCACTGCAATGGATCAACGCACAGGATATGATGAACAACTGTGGCTGCCGGGTGCTGCTTACCCTCAATGAAAAAGTGCCGTCTATCGTATCTGCCGCTGCCAAATTTAGCAA GGGTACAACGGATTCAGCACATGCAAGTACCATTACTGAAGCAGTGTACGGAGCACGCCCCACTGGAAGCGATGACAATTGCTCGTTCGTGATCGTTGAAGTCTCTCTTTCGCGACCTTTTAAGATGGCCTCTATACCGCCTCATATATCtga AGCTGAAATGAACGAAATGTTATTGTCAATGGAGGCTATACCAACTAAACGCGAGTGCACGGGCCGCGGTCAACTCGATCGCGACTGGCAAACCACAGTGCGAGTCGCAGCTAACTCTTTACGACGTTTGCCTTACTATG GTTTGACCGATTTATGTACGATAAACCGTCAACTAAGCGAAAGCCGTGGTCGCGTAGAGCTGGTCACGTCTTTCTGGCTAGACGCTGTTATTTACGTCAACAACAACTTTGTTGTCAGTGATTTCCTGCAACGGAATGACACTTTTGAA GAGATGCTACTGATAGCGCACGCTTGTCTCGTGAGACTCTCCAACGAGACACTGCAAGCTGCGACTGATAACAGACAAGAGCTGAATCCTACACTACGAGCTGCGCGGCATGCGCGACTACTGCAGGACTTGCCGCATGCTGTAGATCTTTACTTACAG TTGGTGGCAGCTATGCCCCGCGAGGCGAATAGTTGGCGTGAGCTCGGCAAATGCCTCAAGGATGTGGACGACGATTGGGCCAATGTTTGTATCGACAAGGCAGTAATGCTGAATACTCGCCATCCGCTAAG TCTTCTCTCCAAAGGATGCGCAGTGTTTGACGTCGACCCTGACGCTGCGGAACCCTTCTTCACGGCTCTATTAGCATTATATCCATTTTATACTTGCCTGTGGGTCGCTGCCAGCGCGTATTACATACATCGGGAACTTTTCCATATGGCTCACGAAATCATTGAACAAGTTAATAA aaCAGAAGCCGATGGGCTGCAGCAGGAGCTGCCTAACCTGCGCGTGTGGGAGCGTGAGCTAGGCGACTGGTGGGAGCAAACCCCGCTCGCTCCTGACTCCAGCAGGTACTATGATGCTGCCGACCTTCTGCTGAGGCTTCGCGCTGTCTCc CTCGCAGAGATATGTATAGCTCAAGGGTTTCTAGAAACTGGTGAGAGTGCCGCTTACTACCACATGGTAGCACTAAGTTGTCGTATCAGGCGAAATCTTGATGACGCATTGTGCCATCTTAAACAAGGAATTGAAAAATATGgtgaa tttAGTTATTTGAAAAGCTTGGAAGGAGAATGCTTGCACAGTCGTAAAGAAATGACTGCTGCTATGGCGTCATTTCAAAAGGTGCGGTTTTGCAGCAGCCCTTACAT aaccTTGCTATCGCTGCCACGTCGTGATCATGTGCGAGCTCAGTCTATACTGGCCGACCTAACTCGGAGACAGCCCAGCGCCTACGCCTGGATAGCATTTGCGGATAACTGGATAATG CAAAGTGCTATGGGTGAGGGTGGAGACGCAGACGCGACGCTGGAGCAAAAGACTGCCGCGGCTAACGCGACGACGTGTGTGCTCAACGCGCTGCGATGCGACCGTCGCGCCGGCAAAGCGTGGTCGTTGCTGGCCTCTCTCCTCAAGCCTAGCGCTAGACGGACGTTCTGCAAAGAAATGGCTGTTTTG TGTggtgaaaataaattatctgAAAAACGCTCTAAGACTAAGCTGTCAATGGAAGCGCAACAGTcgctttgttttaaaattggaacGGCTCTGCGCGAATGTCGTTGCCAAATGTGCGAACAtcttcaattttaa